In the genome of Nymphaea colorata isolate Beijing-Zhang1983 chromosome 9, ASM883128v2, whole genome shotgun sequence, one region contains:
- the LOC116260907 gene encoding protein CURVATURE THYLAKOID 1B, chloroplastic-like — MASSTAAIAVPSSTTLPEAKSARPQVAASPQCVGLPTLTPAPTAAHSRPQNREGWKSMASCRRIARSVMAMATGDAVAEVGADISSVGANISGVGTDISDITKSIVEAWDKIEDKYAVTSLAVAGVVALVGASGVISAVEQLPLVPGALEVVGIGYTGWFAYRNLIYKPDRQALIQKIKDTWKNII; from the exons ATGGCTTCCTCCACCGCCGCCATCGCCGTCCCCTCGTCCACCACTCTCCCGGAAGCGAAGTCCGCCCGGCCGCAAGTGGCAGCTTCCCCTCAATGCGTCGGCCTCCCCACCCTCACTCCGGCACCCACCGCAGCCCACAGCCGGCCTCAGAATCGCGAGGGCTGGAAATCCATGGCTTCCT GCAGAAGGATTGCGAGGAGCGTTATGGCCATGGCCACCGGAGATGCGGTTGCTGAAGTCGGAGCCGACATTTCAAGCGTGGGCGCGAATATTTCGGGCGTGGGCACCGACATCTCTGACATCACCAAGAGCATCGTGGAAGCA TGGGACAAAATTGAAGACAAGTATGCGGTCACATCTCTTGCCGTCGCTGGAGTCGTTGCCCTTGTGGGAGCCTCAGGAGTGATCTCG GCTGTTGAGCAGTTGCCTTTGGTCCCGGGAGCTCTTGAAGTTGTAGGAATCGGTTACACTGGG TGGTTCGCCTACCGAAACCTCATCTATAAGCCAgacag GCAAGCATTGATTCAGAAGATCAAGGACACTTGGAAAAATATAATCTGA